The genomic DNA CGATTTGAACAATTTGTCCAGCGCGCCCAGGAAAGACGGCCATGAACTGATCTACAGCGGCAACACAAACGGCAGCAAGGGTTTCTTTGTCCAGCCTGTCATTTTGAAATGAAACCAACTGTCAAGGGTCTGGAGTCGGATTTAATGACCAAGGAGCTCTTTGGACCCCTCTTCGCCGTTCAGACATACAATGATGCATCACCAACTGGCTTTGAGGACGTATGCGAGCTCATTGACAGCACCTCGGAGTATGCTTTGGCAGGCTCTGTCTTCGCCCGTGATAGGAGGGCTGTCAAAATTGCCGATGAGAAGCTGGGCGATTCGGTTGGAAAGTTTTGCATCAACGACAAGAGTACcggcgccatcatcggcgcGCATCCCTTTGGTGGAGCCAGGTCCAGCGGCACAAATGACAAGGCAAACTTGGTGAATGTTCTTCTTAGATTCTCGAGTATTCGTTGCGTTAAAGACACCTAtgtcagcagcagcagtaccCTGAGTGCCTGCCATGTTCCAGAGTAGATCGGGGATCAATGGAATTCAGTAGATTACGATGAGTCTCAACACTGAGCTTTCAGATTGAATGAATCAAATAAAGCATTGTGCATTACTATCACACTACGTACCAGCCAAGCTTGAACCAAGACACTATTCGCGCTCCGTACTAGAGAAGTTTAGTATCAGATATAATAGTGACAAAGTGCGTTGACATGCTTATGGGTAGGAAATAGAACACAAGTAACGAATAATATTGATCTCGAATGAATTTTGAGCTGAATACACCGAGGAAATTATCGGGAAAATTCAGGATATAGTTCTATTACCAAGGCTTGCCAGCGACACACTTGGCCACTATGTAAACTAATGCGACCCAATAACATTCCTGCTTTAGCCAGCGGGACTCATTATGAttcttgtcatcttcctGTTCCTACATACGTTATGGTCCTGTATATCCTCGCCGCTCTGGGAGCAATCTATCAAATACGTCTGAAGCCTAAAGGGTGAGAAAAGGACTGCTTGATTCAATCCGTCTTCTCGTAAAACTATCGTTTGAGTTGAATATTATTGCCCAACGCCGATGCCGATTTGAGGAAGAAACTAACCAGGAAGGTGAGGAATGTTACACTCAGGATATCAACTGTGAAAGTATACAATAGACAGGGAGGGTCATTTGCACGAGATAAGTTAGTCACGTGCTCTTCGGGCGATCCAATCCTCTGACGTTCCCCAACTTCCCCCAACTTCCCCCAACTTTCCTCGACTTTCCGCTACTTTACCTCACTTTCCCTCACTTTCCGACTCTTTTCATCCACATTTTTGTCACTTCGCATTACTTCCTGCCAAgtctctgcttctgcaaaCTTCTACCGACCCAAATCCTTTTCAATATGAAACTTAAACCATATGATGTTTGTGATACCTTAGGTCGGCAGCGGACTAGTTTTGGGCAAGATAAGCTCCTGCTACTACCTAAGCATGATCTGTTTATACGACAAACATATTTCCATACCTACAGAAAACCTGGTAACAAAGACCACAAGAAGGTTCAAGATCGTCTCCAATGTATTCTGAAATTAAGTGCCTACATCTGGATTCTGGTGGCTACCAGCCTTACATTCTCCCACATCGAGCAAATAAACGATTTTGATGAATGCATTAAGAGAATATGGCATTGGAAGGATATCTATCCTATCTCTGAacatctggaagaaagtgCTCGTGGGATATTAAAAGGTCTTGACAAGcagaaggaaagaataatGCAGGGTAACGCACAAGAGTAGGCTACTGAACCAAGCTAAACTCATATAGACGTGAAAGAAATCGGGAAAAAGGTCAGCCAGAGGAATGTACCAAGAATGAATTGTAGGTGGGATGGACCCTTCCCCTACTCTCTCTACTGATCTTTGTAGTATTCCCAATACAACCGGACACCACTGATATCCTGAGCCGTACCATTATTCCAACCAACACCAGCACAAATGAGAAAGTCCAAGAGATATGGACATTCCTCCATTCCATTGATGCCATGTGCCAAGCCGACGAAGCCAGCATCACACGGGTGATGAGCGATGAGCAATTGAAcagtcttcttctgcgagACTTTGAGAAACCTATAGTCTGGCGAAACTTTGCTGAACGGTATCCTCTTCATGGCATCCCCAGTTCGATCTCAGACTTCCTCAGGGAGCTTGGACAGTTGGGTATTGAAAAGCTAGAAGCTCATAACTATGCAGAGGAGGATACGAACGACGAACTATATCTGGACGAGATTGTCCGACATTTTGCAGCGCCGCCAGAAACTCGCCCGCCGCTAAACTTCCTGGATATTCGCAACCTGATCCTCTCCCGTGTCCCGGTCCATGTGAACCAGGTGGATCTGCTGCGCTTAGCACAGCGACGGAAGGCAGGATCTGCCGGGAAGAGCCGCCCGTTGAAGGTCCTGCGGGACTATGCCGACCATGAATTCTTTCTCCTATCCAGCAGACACTCGATATCACCTCTCCACGTGGATACGGCGGGGCAGTTAACATATATTGTTGGCATCTCCGGCTGCAAGACCTGGTATCTACCCCGCAGGTTCACCGCCGCAAAGTACGAGATCCTTGCAAAATTCGGAAGCTCAACCCCAGAGGCATATTATGACGGCTGGGTCAAGGTCGATATCATGCCTGGAGATCTCCTGTAGCTACCTCCACCCTAAATTCACCTCCATCTGCTGACTCCAACTAGAATCATGCCGCCTGGATGTCCACATGCTGTCTTCACGCCTGAAAATGCACTCACCTTCGGCGGAAACTTTTATACCCTACCCCATCTCGGGTCCAGCCTCCGGGTACTGGGTTTACAGGCCCAGTTCAACTTCGTTTTCAGCAATGAATCGATAACCGAGCAGGATTATGAAAACTTCCTTGTCATGCTAGAGGTATACAAAGATGAAATGGACCTTCAGCAAATGGGAAGCGTTGCTTCAAGTGGTATAACTTGGGGGATTACCAATCAGCATAAAAATCGGAAGGATGTGTCCAAGATTTGTGCGCGTGGACAGGGTTTTGGGAAGCTACAAGCGAAGTTACGACTATTGATCTGGGAGATACACATGAAAGGAGAGGCAAAGCTTTCCTAGAAACTTTTGTTTTCAGACTAGACTTTCGGCCCTAGCACAACAAAGCATTGACATTTGAATCAGACGAAATATAGAGCGGTAGAGCCTGGTAAGCAGGACAGGTTTTACTTTAAATCTTCCTGAAACCTGTCTCAGATATGTCAGTGCACTCGCCATCATCGTTAAATCACACAGTAACAAATACAGATATAGGGATATGTGTAGCATAGATAGTATATTTTAGAGGGTAGAGTGTTACTGAATATGTGCGTGGCTTAATGTAGAACACCGAGGTTTCAATAAGAAATTGCTATCGTCCAAGAGTCCGCATTTCCGGAAGGCAGCCGGCCAGCAGCCGAATGACTCCGCAAGGCTACCACAACTCCAACTCACAAGTGCATTACCAGGAAAGGTGATCATCGGATCTGTCCTCCGACCCTCGCCGGACCGAGATCGAGGAACCCGTTCTATGGTCGCAAGTGATGAATACGTTCCCTCAAGGGTGGTAGTAGCGTCAGGGTATGTTTAATAAATCACCCTTGACTCTCGAGAGCATTCGCTAATTTGTCAATGTGGTAAATACCTTCGGACGTGCTTGCTATCGAAATATGGGAATTCACACTCAATTAACAATTGCCGTCATCGGCTGCGGTAAGGAATTTGCTATTATAGCCACCTTTTCAAGTACACAGACAGTATTAACGCCGTTGCGGAGCAGGAACGCTGGGAACTGCCATTGCTGCCGGTATTCTCAGTCCAAAAGAAAGGACTGACCTCGAAGTCCACCATCTTACCGCCACTGTTGGAACCGAATCTTCAAAGCGGCGGGTTGAAAATGCCCTATCTCAACATTCGTCACGACTCACGGTCCTTACCCAGGAAAGAAATGTCCGCGCAGTGTGGGAAGCTGATGTGGTATTGTTGGCTATGAATCCTGTCAAGAGAGCAGATGTCTTTGCCGCACTAGGATTCAGAGATATTTTGCAAGGGAAACTAGTCCTCAGTATCATGGCAGGTATCACTACTAAAGCGTTGAATATCCTAGCCCTCGGTGAAGACTCTGCCCCAGACAATGAAAGCGCGCTTCAATGCGTGCGTGCAATGCCCAATATGGCGGCCAAGATCCGAGAGGCTGTGACATTGTACACTGCTGGCTCCGGCACAACCAAGGAGAATTTGGAGATTGCGTCCTGGGTCTTTAGTCAAGTTGGGGAGGCTCATAGAATCCCCGAAAGCTCTTTTGATATCTGTGCCGTTTCAGTTGGTTGTGCCGGCTCCCTGCTTCTCCTCGCGATCGATGGGCTACTGGATGCTGCCGTTGCGGAGGGTGTGAAGAGACCTGACGTGCAAAACCTGGTGGTAAACAGTGCGattgggatgatgaagctggtaCCTGCTGGAGATCACGTAAGTGTTCTCCGAGAGAAGATTGCCTCTCCCGGAGGTTGCTCTATCCGAGCGCTCCTGGAGTTGGAAAAGTTGGGAGTTCGGGCGGCGTTCACGACCGCCATCATGGCGGCAGCGGAGAAATCTAAACACATGTCATTGTCTTGAAAGCTTGGTATTTGTTAGCTAGACCGAATTGTATCTTGGCTCCATCGGCAGAACTAGTTTAGCTTTTTACGACAGCGCTCTAACCGGCTTTTACCAAGCTGTAATCATGTAAGACCTCAAGGAATTGAGGTTGCACTGTGAATCCTGGCTACGTAGGTGACTTGCATCATATCAACTAGCCTCTGCATTCAACTCATCCTCTAATATATAAAGGTTGAAACTATTTTATCGGCCTCGATTAGTGTCGGAGGGTCTTCCGACTGCCGAGATTCTTTCAATGATATATAAAAGGAGCCAACCCACCCCAACCAATGTCAAACCCGACCTTATCGCATTCAAACCTTTACCTCCATCTCATACCCAAATACCTTTTCCTTACCTGGCTTATTCATATTACTATACAATGTCGATCGTCCAAAAGCCTGTTCATCTGGCGTTTCTCGGCTGCGGTAAGCTGTCTCTGTTATTCCTTTCCCCGCCATTACTGGGGCTAGAATGGTGATTTGAAAATGGTTTTGGGCCATATCGGTAAAGCCCTACTTGGAGGTTTACTTCCATGTGTGGCGAAACCTGGCAGTCCTGTTTCCGAGATCACTGTTGCTCTCAGGCGTAAAGAATCCGAAGCGCGGCTTCGAGACCTCTTCCACAGCAGTCTAGCTCCggtgaacttcatctccGGTCAAAATATCAATGCAGTGAAGAATGCAGACGCAgttctttttgcctttcccCCAGAACAGGTACATGAAGTCCTTGGGGCAACCGAAATGCGACAAGCCTTGAGAGGCAAAATTATCATCAGCATTCTCGCGAGGACGCCTCGAGATGAACTCAAACGATTAATCGATGGCAATGACAAGGCCGATGGTCTCGCGACGAATGACATCCGACTCGTTCGTGCAATGCCGACTATAGGAACCGAGGTTCACGAATCAGCGACTCTCATCGGCGATCTCAGTAGCCCTGTGAGAAAGAGGCAATGGAATTGGCGATGTGGATGTTCAATTTAGTGGGGAAGGTTTTCGAAGTCTCGCATGATTATTTTGACACCGCAACAGGTATGAGTGCATTTTGCAACGCGCTCACAACCGTGGCAATGCAAACCATAACGCGAAAGGCTATTGTTGAGGGTATTCCAATGGAGAACGCCATTGCCATAGCCTCCCAATGCATTCGAGGAACGGTGAGCATGGTCTTGTCCGGAGCCAGTCCTCAGAAATTGGAGCATTCATTATCTGCACCGGGAAGCATAACCGGGCAGGCGATATTAGACCTCAGAGACAGCCAGCTGCCGGCTCTTCTTGAGTCTTCGCTCTCTGCAGCTATTACGAAGGCAAAAGGTTGAGCAGTCATAGTCAATGACTTTGAATTTTAGCAATAAGATTATAATATGAGTTATGAAGGTTCTTGCTTTTCAATAAGCTGAACATCTCTGTGTATCCGGCTATATAATTCATCGTTCACGAAGCAAGAGTAAAGACATGTGATAGGGAAGGGACATCCTCTTAAATAAAAGATATCCAGTGTTTATATATGTAACCAAGGATCTACTATTCAGGGTAAGAGGGTCTGTCGGTGAGGTAAGGATACAAGAGCAGTTCGGGATATCGATATCTGATATTCTAATTATGGCAGAATCTAATAAAGAAGCtgattcttgttcttccttctaCTTAAAAAAACAGGATAACCTCCTTCCAGCATATATTTCTAGTTGAAAACAGGACTATTTGATCAGCCGACCTCTTTTTCAGGCCGGATTGATCATGCACAGGATGCCAGGTATAATGTATATTGAGCCAGAGCCTTTTGTACAACAACGGTCGAATATAGCATTGCACGTCTGGGATGACTCACCGATTAACCTCTTACAATATCTAGAATCTAGTATCAGGAAGTACAAATATATCCCAATCGGTACGATTTTAACCACGGGTAGGACTTGGAGACGGTCTCCCTTCGTCAGACGTAAAAATATCCACTGAGCTAGTTGGCAAGCTTCGGCCATATCCTAGCCTTCCCGGAGTTGGTCATTACTACGACTATCTGACAGACTACAGCAATATACTGCTTGCTCACGCTTGTCTTCATGTCTCTGCGGGGAAATACGCTCTTAGGGAACTACGCGATATATCTATTTACAAGGTGCTACATGTGTTGCATAATTTTCCACAGCACCAAGTACGACAGAGAGAAGTCATACAGATGCTACGATATTCCTTCTAGGAGGAGGGCGTGATGTATAGGGAGATCCAGGAGGTAATGCTGTACTACGTGACTTCATACATTAAATATTCTATACAAAACGAGGAGTTTGAGCAACTTTTGTTGGAGAACCCTTTAATGTCTTCAGTATTACTTAAAGCTTTTGTTGATTTCCTCTAAAACTGATTTGTTATGTTGTGCGCTGTTCGTCAATCTTTCATCATAATTATTTGGCCCACGTGCAATCTTTTCAGACGCTAAGCCATGTTATTTACAGTGACATCTGAAAAGGCTTCCGTCTAAATCGctatttcattttcttgggAGCTCATTCCCAAGATTAGAGTACCGCAATCTAACATTGCCTGGTAAGGCCATTACAGAGGAAGAGTGAGTGGTGGAAGCGTTCACCCTCTTGGCATGACATTATATGATCATTCCAATTCATCTCCATGCCAAGGGTCAAGAATCCAATATAAAGTTCGACTATTCCTTACTATTACAACCACGTTTAGCATATGAGTATCATACATGCCGGGCTCTCATTCCCGGAATGATatttaaaaaggaaagagaacattTTTTATGTTATATAACCGCCCAATATTGTCGGCATCAGAGATACACATGATTATGCTTATTTACGACCTGATGGATACATAAACCATGTTAAGTACATGTTTAATCTAGCCGCAGTAAAAGGCTTAATGTAGGTCATTGTCCCCCGAATAGTCTCCCGAAAACCCTTTCGAAAGTCCGTCTTTTGCTGGCTGTAACAGGTTCAGAGTTTGATTGCATCTGCTTGGGAGGACCATTATGGATAGGCAAGGCAGAAGAGGTTGCCGCTGATGTTTCCATCTTTGATAGGGGATTCACTGCTCTTTCCCAGTCTCTAAGTGCGTTagaggaggatatggcaTGTGGATGATCTGGGCCTAACAAGTTACGGCGGAGCTCTACACACTTTTCCATCAGAGCTAAGGCATCTTGGACCTTTCCTAGTAGTTTCCATGTATAGGCCAGGTTGTTCATGCTGGTCAGAGTCTCTGGATGCTCTGGGCCCAGGACTTGCTTGCTGAGCTCCATCTCCTGTatctccagttcttctgcttctctcCATTGTCCCTGGTTCCAGTATGTTGATGCCAGGTCGGCTATACTGGTTAGAgtatctggatgctctggGCCCAGGACTTGCTTGCGGAGCTCTAGTACCTGTatctccagttcttctgcttctctcCATTGTCCCTGGTTCCAGTATGTTGATGCCAGGTCGGCTATACTGGTTAGAgtatctggatgctctggGCCCAGGACTTGCTTGCGGAGCTTCAGTACCTGTatctccagttcttctgcttctttccattgtcccTGGTTCCAGTATGTTGATGCTAGGTTGGCTATACTGGTTAGAgtatctggatgctctggacCCAGGACTTGCTTGCGGAGCTCCAGTACCTGTACCTGTAatctttctgcttctttccatcgtCCTTGATTTCTATATGTTAATGCCAGGTTGGCTATACTGGTTAAAgtatctggatgctctggGCCCAGGACTTGCTTGCGGAGCTTCAGTACCTGTttttccagttcttctgcttctttccatcgtCCCTGGGTCCAGTATGTTGATGCCAGGTTGGCTATACTGGTTAGAgtatctggatgctctggacCCAGGACTTGCTTGCGGAGCTCCAGTACCTGTACCTGTAatctttctgcttctttccatcgtCCTTGATTTCTATATGTTAATGCCAGGTTGGCTATACTGGTTAGAgtatctggatgctctggacCCAGGACTTGCTTGCGGAGCTCCAGTACCTGTACCTGTAATCTTTCTGCTTCCTTCCATCGCCCGTCACTATACAAACACATCCCGATATTATTAATGAAATTAATGTAattctcctgctccttctggaAGTCAGCTTCTGCAATTAGTGAAAGTGCATGCGGCATATATTCTCGCCACACCTTCCGATGGATATGGTCATCGTTCGGGAAAGTTTCGCTCAGATGGTCTGCAGTTTTCAATATTTGCAGGCTAAACTGTTGGCTCTTTCGCATCCAGTTCCGAGTTGCAAGATGAACTAGTCTGTGTAGATTTAGAGAACCATCCCCACCCCCCTCACTAACAAAGGAGAACGCCTTGAGGAGGCCGATAGCATCaatctttttcttaattGAGTTCGGCTGAGGAAGCAAGGACTGTGGAATACCTCGAGGATTGATACAGGCCATGAATGATAGATAGTCCGCCGCGAGTTTATTTGATCGCTGAATCTGCTGAAAGGAGACGAACCAGGTCAAAGCCACAGGATTCTGGGTTTCTTTATATCGCCCTTCATCCCCAAAGTTTTCACTGAGCAATTCAATGACACCTGGCTCCTGGTCCTTCAAAAGCATAAGATAGTCAGAGAGACCAATACtattttcattgatatacGCTGCTGCTTGGGTAATCGCTAGTGGAAGAAAGGCCAACTGCTCAAGAAGAGTAGTCGCTGTACCGCGATCACTAAGTAAGGTTTTTTCAACCAGTGAGTTTTGTAAAATTTTGACAGCAATCTCTATATCTGGCTTAGAGATTGTTATCACATAGGGAGACGCTAGTTTCATAGCTACCTTCCGGCTGCGTGtggtgaagagaatatgGCCCTGCTCACATTGAGGCAGGAAATCCGTTAGTGTTGGGGAATTGGTGTTATCCTTGCTCCACATCTCCATATCATCTGCGTTATCAAAAACCAGAAGCCACTTCCCAGCACTCTCCTGGCTGAGATAAGCcttgactttttcttttacctcGGCCGGCTTTACGCCAGACATTCCTAGCTTTGAGGCAATGCTTATGTAGGCTTGTTCCACACTCTCGTAGCTGGTACATGTGACCCAGAAAATCGAGTACTCGGGGTCTCGTTTTCGTATGCGGTATGCCAGTTCAAGTGCAATCTGGGTCTTCCCAACCCCGCCTAATCCGCAGATAGCAACTTTACCAGGTCCGTCCTGTTGCATGAGAAATTCTTCAGTCTTggtgatttcttcttcccgaCCTACGAATCGCAGGTTCTTTCTAAAAGGCACCATCCAAACTGATTCCCCACATTTCTGTGATTCGTTCTTGCGGCAGTAAATGGGAACCTTTAACAAGAGAGCTTTCGCGtaggcagcagcagcaagagcgGCATATCCTTGCCACTGCTTATTCTTGTGGGAATCGCAGTAGTCACAGATACCTCGAATAGCAAGTGATGGGAGTTCGTCCATGAGACCAGCGGCCTCCATTTCAAAACAGAGTATGTCTAGATCCTGAGCAATAGAATCTCGAGTTTTGGCATCCTTCATGACCTGATCTCCGGAAGCAATTAAGCCATAATGAAAAT from Aspergillus oryzae RIB40 DNA, chromosome 7 includes the following:
- a CDS encoding uncharacterized protein (predicted protein), with translation MKLKPYDVCDTLGRQRTSFGQDKLLLLPKHDLFIRQTYFHTYRKPGNKDHKKVQDRLQCILKLSAYIWILVATSLTFSHIEQINDFDECIKRIWHWKDIYPISEHLEESARGILKGLDKQKERIMQGNAQE
- a CDS encoding uncharacterized protein (predicted protein), translated to MCQADEASITRVMSDEQLNSLLLRDFEKPIVWRNFAERYPLHGIPSSISDFLRELGQLGIEKLEAHNYAEEDTNDELYLDEIVRHFAAPPETRPPLNFLDIRNLILSRVPVHVNQVDLLRLAQRRKAGSAGKSRPLKVLRDYADHEFFLLSSRHSISPLHVDTAGQLTYIVGISGCKTWYLPRRFTAAKIMPPGCPHAVFTPENALTFGGNFYTLPHLGSSLRVLGLQAQFNFVFSNESITEQDYENFLVMLEVYKDEMDLQQMGSVASSGITWGITNQHKNRKDVSKICARGQGFGKLQAKLRLLIWEIHMKGEAKLS
- a CDS encoding pyrroline-5-carboxylate reductase family protein (pyrroline-5-carboxylate reductase); translation: MGIHTQLTIAVIGCGTLGTAIAAGILSPKERTDLEVHHLTATVGTESSKRRVENALSQHSSRLTVLTQERNVRAVWEADVVLLAMNPVKRADVFAALGFRDILQGKLVLSIMAGITTKALNILALGEDSAPDNESALQCVRAMPNMAAKIREAVTLYTAGSGTTKENLEIASWVFSQVGEAHRIPESSFDICAVSVGCAGSLLLLAIDGLLDAAVAEGVKRPDVQNLVVNSAIGMMKLVPAGDHVSVLREKIASPGGCSIRALLELEKLGVRAAFTTAIMAAAEKSKHMSLS
- a CDS encoding pyrroline-5-carboxylate reductase family protein (predicted protein) — translated: MVLGHIGKALLGGLLPCVAKPGSPVSEITVALRRKESEARLRDLFHSSLAPVNFISGQNINAVKNADAVLFAFPPEQVHEVLGATEMRQALRGKIIISILARTPRDELKRLIDGNDKADGLATNDIRLVRAMPTIGTEVHESATLIGDLSSPVRKRQWNWRCGCSI
- a CDS encoding uncharacterized protein (TPR repeat), encoding MSGVKPAEVKEKVKAYLSQESAGKWLLVFDNADDMEMWSKDNTNSPTLTDFLPQCEQGHILFTTRSRKQIQRSNKLAADYLSFMACINPRGIPQSLLPQPNSIKKKIDAIGLLKAFSFVSEGGGDGSLNLHRLVHLATRNWMRKSQQFSLQILKTADHLSETFPNDDHIHRKVWREYMPHALSLIAEADFQKEQENYINFINNIGMCLYSDGRWKEAERLQVQVLELRKQVLGPEHPDTLTSIANLALTYRNQGRWKEAERLQVQVLELRKQVLGPEHPDTLTSIANLASTYWTQGRWKEAEELEKQVLKLRKQVLGPEHPDTLTSIANLALTYRNQGRWKEAERLQVQVLELRKQVLGPEHPDTLTSIANLASTYWNQGQWKEAEELEIQVLKLRKQVLGPEHPDTLTSIADLASTYWNQGQWREAEELEIQVLELRKQVLGPEHPDTLTSIADLASTYWNQGQWREAEELEIQEMELSKQVLGPEHPETLTSMNNLAYTWKLLGKVQDALALMEKKNKNQLLY